In Carya illinoinensis cultivar Pawnee chromosome 10, C.illinoinensisPawnee_v1, whole genome shotgun sequence, one DNA window encodes the following:
- the LOC122278110 gene encoding probable WRKY transcription factor 31, protein MDKGWGLALDSDSLGSFLLNKNNRAQDRMFPTGIQFPVSLDRRDEHAAPALSDENRVVVGEVDFFADKSRLAGHDHDDRDVDDSQSVVKKENSHGEAAPRRPDLDVNTKLHLLTANNGSDQSTVDDGISSDAEDRRAKAELAQLQTELQSMNSENQKLRDMLSRVSNNYSVLQMHLVGLMKQQQNHGADSTNDHEVVDGKSEERKPEDGGVVVPRQFMDLGSGTIAETKEVSQSSSEDRTISASPRNMNNTGKNEVVSFDKGRDGKRDGRDQESPESETRGWVPNKVSKLNTSSTPVDQPTAEATMRKARVSVRARSEAPMISDGCQWRKYGQKMAKGNPCPRAYYRCTMAVGCPVRKQVQRCAEDRSILITTYEGNHNHPLPPAAIAMASTTTAAATMLLSGSMSSADGLMNPNLLARTILPGSSSMATISASAPFPTVTLDLTHSPNPLQFQRNPSQFPVHFQGQHQTFGSVPTPPLTQVLGQALYNQSKFAGLQLSQEMGASHIAQQIVAAQPPLHQAQPPSLADTVSAATAAITADPNFTAALAAAISSIINGGSHASTATANNNNNDSANMTTSNSNSHKMSSFHGH, encoded by the exons ATGGACAAAGGATGGGGCCTCGCCCTTGACTCTGACTCCCTCGGCAGCTTCCTCCTCAACAAGAACAACAGAGCCCAAGACAGGATGTTTCCGACCGGTATTCAGTTTCCGGTGTCTCTTGACCGTAGGGACGAACATGCCGCTCCAGCTCTGTCCGATGAGAACAGGGTCGTCGTCGGCGAGGTTGACTTCTTTGCGGATAAGAGTAGGTTAGCTGGTCATGATCACGATGATCGTGATGTTGATGATTCACAATCTGTTGTCAAGAAAGAGAATTCTCACGGTGAAGCTGCTCCCCGCAGGCCTGATTTGGATGTTAAC ACTAAGTTGCACCTTCTTACTGCCAACAATGGAAGTGATCAATCAACAGTGGATGATGGGATTTCATCGGACGCTGAAGATAGGCGAGCCAAGGCTGag CTGGCTCAGCTGCAAACGGAGCTGCAAAGTATGAATTCAGAAAACCAAAAATTGAGAGACATGCTTAGTCGAGTGAGCAACAATTACAGTGTCCTACAGATGCATCTTGTCGGATTGATGAAACAACAACAGAATCATGGAGCCGATAGCACAAACGATCATgag GTTGTTGATGGTAAATCTGAAGAGAGAAAACCCGAAGATGGAGGAGTAGTGGTGCCAAGACAGTTTATGGATCTAGGCTCTGGTACCATAGCCGAGACAAAGGAGGTATCTCAATCTTCATCGGAAGATAGAACAATTTCGGCATCGCCTAGGAACATGAATAATACTGGTAAAAATGAGGTTGTATCATTTGATAAGGGCCGCGATGGCAAAAGGGATGGTAGGGATCAAGAGAGCCCGGAGTCCGAGACACGAGGTTGGGTTCCCAATAAGGTTTCCAAATTGAATACCTCCAGTACTCCTGTTGACCAACCCACTGCTGAAGCCACCATGCGGAAAGCCCGTGTCTCAGTTCGTGCCCGGTCAGAAGCTCCGATG ATCAGCGATGGCTGCCAATGGAGAAAGTATGGACAAAAGATGGCAAAAGGAAACCCATGTCCCCGGGCATATTACCGGTGCACTATGGCGGTTGGCTGCCCGGTCCGCAAACAA GTTCAACGTTGTGCTGAAGACCGATCGATTTTGATAACTACTTACGAAGGAAACCATAATCATCCTCTTCCACCTGCTGCAATAGCCATGGCATCAACCACAACAGCAGCTGCTACGATGTTGCTGTCGGGATCCATGTCAAGCGCAGACGGCCTAATGAACCCTAATTTGCTAGCCAGAACTATTCTCCCTGGCTCATCAAGTATGGCAACAATCTCAGCTTCCGCACCGTTCCCGACCGTGACACTGGACCTGACGCACTCCCCTAATCCGTTGCAGTTTCAAAGAAACCCTTCCCAATTCCCGGTCCACTTCCAAGGCCAGCACCAGACCTTTGGGTCAGTGCCAACCCCACCACTGACTCAAGTTCTAGGTCAAGCACTCTACAACCAATCGAAATTCGCGGGCCTTCAGTTGTCCCAGGAAATGGGAGCCTCCCATATAGCCCAACAAATAGTTGCGGCTCAACCCCCGTTGCACCAAGCTCAGCCTCCTTCATTGGCCGACACGGTGAGCGCTGCCACAGCCGCCATTACTGCCGATCCAAACTTCACCGCGGCTCTTGCAGCGGCCATCTCATCCATCATTAATGGAGGATCTCATGCAAGCACAGCCACcgccaacaacaacaacaacgacAGTGCTAACATGACAACAAGCAACAGCAACAGCCACAAAATGAGCAGCTTTCATGGGCATTAA